Proteins encoded within one genomic window of Candidatus Thiodiazotropha endoloripes:
- the asnB gene encoding asparagine synthase (glutamine-hydrolyzing) has product MCGIAGFIYADRDRPVDPETLVAMAAIQHHRGPDGFGVRRMPGVGFSHARLSIVDLDESRGRQPFESADGRLMLTKNGELYDYQRIRADLTARGDRFQTKSDSEMIMHLYPRLGLEGMLPHLRGEFAFALYDRSAERLMLVRDRFGIKPLYWAEADGVLVFGSELKVLFAHPEVQRKFDPAGVYHQLMQTIVPGSTAFENIHQVPPGHQLVVERKGGRLHVSQQKYWDMPFPDEADRPSEYDEDEWIEAVRAKLLEAVQLRLEADVPVGCYLSGGIDSCSILGLAAAARQSPVKAFTIGFDNKDYDESPIAREMAESTGADQDVMMLDASHLYDNFVETLWHTERTIYNTLGVAKLLMSRHVQSVDYKVVLTGEGSDELFGGYPAFRRDMFLHGLDHLSAEERAEWEKLLAEQNKLFKGAMLAEDEVRHQALEEKVGFTPSCLQPWLASATRVPGLLSTELNAQLTGYDPGQAIAQQLDGESLAGRHPLDKAQYVWIKTMLEGQILTWGGDRVDMANSMEARPAFLDHHLAELAAQLPPSLRIKGKTEKYVLREAMKGLLPEVLYKREKFAFMAPPAHTDPKKWAAMRGLADEYLNPTAIADAGLLSADGVKALFDLHDDKQLTAATQNKLDAIINHLLGVQVLHRHFVATDVPAQARAKAEQLGWRVEASM; this is encoded by the coding sequence ATGTGTGGCATTGCAGGATTTATCTATGCGGACCGGGATCGCCCTGTCGACCCTGAAACCCTGGTGGCCATGGCGGCCATTCAACACCATCGCGGCCCGGACGGCTTTGGCGTGCGGCGCATGCCGGGGGTGGGATTCAGTCACGCCAGGCTCTCCATCGTGGACCTGGATGAGAGTCGTGGGCGACAGCCATTCGAGAGTGCCGATGGTCGACTGATGCTGACCAAGAACGGTGAGCTCTACGACTACCAGCGCATCCGTGCAGATCTCACTGCCCGGGGAGACCGGTTTCAGACCAAAAGCGATTCGGAGATGATCATGCATCTCTATCCGCGCCTGGGGCTGGAGGGGATGCTGCCCCATCTACGGGGTGAGTTCGCCTTTGCTCTCTACGACAGATCGGCCGAACGTCTGATGCTGGTGCGGGATCGCTTCGGCATCAAGCCGCTCTACTGGGCTGAAGCGGACGGGGTGCTGGTGTTCGGCTCGGAACTGAAGGTGCTGTTCGCCCATCCCGAAGTGCAGCGGAAATTCGATCCGGCGGGTGTCTATCATCAGCTGATGCAGACCATCGTGCCTGGTTCCACCGCATTCGAAAACATCCATCAGGTACCCCCTGGGCATCAGCTGGTGGTGGAGCGAAAGGGTGGGCGCTTGCATGTTTCCCAACAGAAATATTGGGACATGCCCTTTCCTGATGAGGCTGACAGACCTTCCGAATACGATGAAGATGAGTGGATCGAAGCGGTGCGCGCCAAACTGCTGGAAGCGGTGCAGCTGCGTCTGGAGGCGGACGTGCCGGTGGGCTGTTATCTCTCCGGTGGTATCGACTCCTGTTCGATTCTCGGATTGGCTGCAGCAGCCAGGCAGAGCCCGGTGAAGGCCTTCACCATCGGTTTTGACAACAAGGACTATGACGAATCCCCGATCGCCCGGGAGATGGCCGAAAGCACCGGTGCGGATCAGGATGTGATGATGCTGGATGCCTCTCATCTTTATGATAATTTTGTCGAGACTCTGTGGCACACCGAGCGGACCATCTACAACACCCTGGGGGTGGCAAAACTGTTGATGAGCCGGCATGTGCAGAGCGTCGACTACAAGGTGGTGCTGACCGGCGAGGGTTCCGATGAGTTGTTCGGTGGCTATCCCGCCTTCCGCCGGGATATGTTTCTGCACGGTCTGGATCATCTCTCCGCCGAGGAGCGTGCCGAGTGGGAGAAGCTGCTGGCGGAGCAGAACAAGCTTTTTAAGGGGGCAATGCTGGCAGAAGATGAAGTTCGTCATCAGGCGCTGGAGGAGAAGGTCGGATTCACCCCGAGCTGTCTGCAGCCCTGGCTGGCTTCCGCTACCCGGGTGCCGGGACTGCTCTCTACAGAGCTGAACGCTCAATTGACCGGCTACGATCCGGGGCAGGCCATTGCGCAGCAGCTCGATGGCGAGAGTCTCGCTGGACGCCATCCCCTGGATAAGGCCCAGTATGTCTGGATCAAGACCATGCTCGAGGGGCAGATTCTCACCTGGGGTGGTGACCGGGTCGATATGGCCAACTCCATGGAGGCCCGCCCCGCCTTTCTCGATCATCACCTGGCGGAATTGGCGGCGCAGCTACCCCCATCCCTGCGCATCAAGGGCAAGACGGAGAAGTATGTGCTGCGTGAGGCGATGAAAGGGCTGTTGCCTGAGGTGCTCTACAAGCGGGAGAAGTTTGCCTTCATGGCACCGCCTGCCCACACCGATCCGAAAAAGTGGGCCGCGATGCGGGGGTTGGCGGATGAGTATCTGAATCCGACCGCCATCGCCGATGCGGGCCTTCTGTCGGCCGACGGGGTCAAGGCGTTGTTCGATCTGCATGACGACAAGCAGTTAACGGCAGCCACCCAGAACAAACTCGATGCGATCATCAACCACCTGCTTGGTGTGCAGGTACTGCATCGTCACTTTGTGGCAACGGATGTTCCGGCACAGGCCAGGGCCAAGGCGGAACAGCTCGGCTGGCGTGTGGAAGCTTCCATGTAA
- a CDS encoding DUF255 domain-containing protein, which yields MPRVLLIVISLLVLQPAGHADETLHLERSESMAKKLYQAYLDKGIGYRPRTEHFNADGTPSYINQLILEDSPYLLQHAHNPVDWHPWSEAAFQKAKQENKPIFLSIGYSTCHWCHVMERESFENLSIAAQLNRDFIAIKVDRESHPDVDEVYMTAVMLMTGHGGWPMSSFLTPEGKPFYGGTYFTPEQFTSLLDQVKKLWVERSDELIAQAEKVADAVAQSNRLRGEAKALDPGVIGQAVKSMQNAFDEIQGGFGQAPKFPREPWLYLLLDQAQRHGDEEALQMLTITLDQMGRGGIYDQVAGGFHRYSTDYEWLVPHFEKMLYNQAHLSRIYLGAWRITGREEFRRIATQTLDYVLREMTAPEGGFYSATDADSEGEEGLFFTWTQDELNTALDQQQASLASALYGVTPSGNFEGRNILHLPQSFTEFAEENQLGLTDLLTQMEEINRILLERRNKRIPPLRDDKIVTAWNGMMITAFAQAADLLDNNSYRDAAIKAADFLWQQNRYKTGHLWRVHLNGQSSIRATQEDYAYLSESFLYLYDLTAEQRWLNRAKELAGAMTERFLDDQQGGFFMNEAESSITGMGRPKDEGSDNAIPSGSSVAIHSLQRLWQRSGELDFRKQTDALIARFAPALEATPISYGYLLSAVADHQHGELGSRAYAGQGGIRIQANTSKAAQQILLNLKIEIPEGWHINSNQPNGKDLIATRLTLAQQLEGWQMGPVTYPKGKQERLAFQQQPLSVYGGEISLQTLLKQLDEEKTETTTLPVELQLQACNDQVCLPPETVTLWVDINQ from the coding sequence ATGCCAAGAGTTCTGTTGATTGTTATCAGCCTGCTGGTTCTGCAACCGGCAGGCCATGCAGATGAGACCCTACATCTGGAGAGATCCGAGTCTATGGCAAAAAAACTCTATCAGGCCTATCTGGATAAAGGCATTGGCTACCGACCGCGAACCGAACATTTCAATGCGGATGGCACCCCCAGTTATATCAACCAACTAATCCTGGAGGATTCTCCCTATCTGCTACAGCATGCACATAACCCGGTCGACTGGCACCCCTGGTCCGAGGCAGCCTTCCAGAAGGCAAAACAGGAGAATAAACCGATCTTTCTCTCCATCGGTTATTCAACCTGTCACTGGTGTCATGTGATGGAGCGGGAGAGTTTTGAAAACCTGTCGATCGCCGCCCAGCTGAACCGTGACTTCATTGCCATCAAGGTGGACCGGGAGAGCCATCCCGATGTGGATGAGGTCTACATGACCGCTGTGATGCTGATGACCGGTCACGGGGGCTGGCCCATGTCCAGCTTTCTGACCCCCGAGGGTAAACCTTTCTACGGCGGCACCTATTTCACCCCTGAACAGTTCACCTCGCTGCTAGACCAGGTGAAGAAACTCTGGGTAGAGAGATCAGACGAACTGATTGCTCAGGCCGAAAAAGTGGCGGATGCGGTGGCGCAGAGCAATCGTCTGAGAGGCGAGGCAAAGGCACTCGATCCAGGGGTCATCGGCCAGGCAGTGAAGAGCATGCAGAACGCATTCGATGAGATCCAGGGGGGCTTTGGTCAGGCACCGAAGTTCCCCAGGGAACCCTGGCTCTATCTGCTGCTCGACCAGGCGCAACGACATGGGGATGAAGAGGCCCTGCAGATGCTGACGATAACACTGGACCAGATGGGACGGGGTGGCATCTATGATCAGGTGGCAGGCGGATTCCATCGCTACTCCACCGACTATGAGTGGCTGGTACCCCACTTCGAAAAGATGCTCTACAACCAGGCCCATCTCAGTCGTATCTACCTGGGAGCCTGGCGTATCACCGGCAGAGAGGAGTTTCGTCGGATCGCCACCCAGACCCTCGACTATGTACTGCGTGAGATGACCGCACCGGAGGGAGGGTTCTATTCCGCAACCGATGCTGACAGCGAAGGCGAAGAGGGACTGTTTTTCACCTGGACCCAGGATGAGCTGAACACCGCTCTAGATCAGCAGCAGGCGAGTCTGGCGAGCGCTCTCTACGGGGTAACACCATCCGGAAACTTTGAAGGTCGCAACATTCTCCACCTGCCGCAATCGTTCACCGAGTTTGCCGAAGAGAACCAACTCGGATTGACCGATCTGCTGACACAGATGGAGGAGATCAACCGGATACTGCTGGAGAGACGCAACAAACGCATCCCACCCCTCAGAGATGACAAGATCGTCACCGCATGGAACGGTATGATGATCACCGCATTTGCCCAGGCCGCCGATCTGCTGGATAACAACAGCTATCGTGATGCGGCAATCAAGGCGGCCGATTTTCTCTGGCAGCAGAACCGTTATAAAACCGGCCATCTGTGGCGGGTCCACCTGAATGGTCAGTCTTCCATCCGGGCCACCCAGGAGGATTACGCCTACCTGTCGGAGAGCTTTCTCTACCTCTACGACCTGACCGCCGAACAGCGCTGGTTGAACCGCGCCAAAGAGCTTGCCGGAGCGATGACCGAACGCTTTCTCGACGATCAGCAGGGCGGCTTTTTCATGAATGAGGCCGAGAGCAGCATCACCGGTATGGGACGCCCCAAGGATGAGGGCTCTGACAATGCCATTCCCTCGGGCAGTTCCGTCGCAATACACAGCCTGCAGCGACTCTGGCAGCGCAGTGGCGAACTGGACTTTCGCAAGCAGACCGATGCCCTGATAGCCCGCTTTGCCCCGGCCCTCGAAGCAACACCGATCAGTTACGGTTATCTGCTGAGTGCCGTGGCCGACCACCAGCATGGGGAACTCGGCTCGAGGGCCTATGCCGGACAGGGCGGCATCCGCATTCAAGCCAACACCAGCAAGGCCGCTCAACAGATCCTGCTGAACCTGAAGATCGAGATCCCGGAAGGCTGGCACATCAACTCCAACCAACCCAACGGCAAGGATCTGATTGCAACCCGCCTGACACTTGCACAACAGCTCGAAGGCTGGCAGATGGGGCCGGTAACCTACCCAAAGGGAAAACAGGAGAGACTCGCATTTCAGCAACAGCCACTCTCTGTCTATGGGGGAGAAATCAGCTTACAAACTCTGTTGAAACAACTCGATGAAGAGAAAACTGAAACAACGACACTGCCGGTTGAGTTACAGCTTCAGGCCTGTAACGATCAGGTCTGTCTGCCACCGGAAACCGTGACACTTTGGGTGGACATCAACCAGTAA
- a CDS encoding sulfurtransferase: MYRFAFILILLATALPLSAQPLVSVEWLQQNKNSPDLVLLDLQSNQNYLRFHIPGSINTEYGHWRTEKKGQPKLLPPVPIMEKLIGSLGIGNSSHVVLIPLGASAGDMAVASRVYWSFKVLGHDKVSILDGGLIAYAETRKYPLEKGNHQLKPTTFKADYRAQMNPDAKAVEQAVNSGALAVDNRTRAEYLGIYKGGAKERPGSLPGAVNLNYDWLTVNGSGKLHSVENLKQIYTAGNVPLQGAQINYCHTGNRAALAWFVSHELLGNHQAKLYDGSTQEWAADPTLPMDQQVRLSF, translated from the coding sequence ATGTACAGATTCGCTTTCATCCTGATACTTCTCGCAACCGCACTTCCCCTCTCGGCCCAACCACTGGTATCCGTCGAGTGGCTGCAACAGAACAAAAACAGCCCCGACCTGGTGTTGCTCGATCTGCAGAGCAACCAGAACTACCTGCGGTTTCATATCCCGGGATCCATAAACACCGAATATGGTCATTGGCGGACGGAAAAAAAGGGCCAACCCAAACTACTGCCCCCGGTTCCCATCATGGAGAAGCTGATCGGCTCCCTGGGCATCGGCAACAGCTCACATGTGGTGCTGATTCCGCTCGGTGCCAGCGCCGGTGATATGGCAGTGGCATCCCGGGTCTACTGGAGTTTCAAAGTCCTGGGACACGATAAGGTTTCAATCCTGGATGGTGGTCTGATCGCCTATGCGGAGACCCGAAAATACCCCCTGGAGAAAGGCAATCATCAGCTCAAGCCCACCACTTTCAAGGCAGACTACCGAGCGCAGATGAATCCGGATGCCAAGGCGGTTGAACAGGCCGTCAACTCAGGTGCTCTGGCGGTGGATAACCGCACCCGTGCGGAGTACCTGGGCATCTATAAAGGTGGCGCCAAGGAGCGTCCCGGCAGTCTGCCCGGCGCGGTCAATCTCAACTACGACTGGCTGACCGTCAACGGCAGCGGCAAACTGCACAGCGTGGAGAACCTGAAGCAGATCTACACGGCCGGCAATGTCCCTCTGCAAGGTGCACAGATCAACTATTGCCACACCGGCAATCGTGCTGCACTGGCCTGGTTTGTCTCCCACGAGCTGCTCGGTAACCATCAGGCCAAACTCTACGACGGATCCACCCAGGAGTGGGCGGCCGATCCGACTCTGCCGATGGATCAACAGGTCAGACTGAGCTTTTGA
- a CDS encoding tetratricopeptide repeat protein — protein MLLLSAGVTADDYADGMAALTGGDYTTAYRTFKRLAKRDHVEAQFQLGMLYLHGRGTKQNTQQGVNWLKQAAEDGYYYLAANELGQIYLAGQWVERSESEAIKWLELATQIAEENEDEAEDGCD, from the coding sequence ATGTTGTTGCTCTCAGCCGGAGTGACTGCAGATGATTACGCAGATGGGATGGCCGCGCTGACAGGTGGCGATTACACCACCGCCTATCGGACGTTCAAACGACTGGCAAAGCGGGACCATGTGGAGGCCCAATTCCAGCTCGGCATGCTCTATCTCCATGGTCGTGGGACAAAGCAGAATACCCAGCAGGGCGTCAACTGGCTGAAACAGGCAGCAGAGGATGGCTACTACTATCTGGCGGCCAATGAACTGGGTCAGATCTACCTGGCTGGACAGTGGGTGGAGCGCAGTGAGAGCGAGGCCATCAAGTGGCTTGAGCTGGCAACCCAGATAGCCGAGGAAAATGAGGATGAGGCGGAAGACGGCTGTGATTGA
- a CDS encoding ExeA family protein, protein MKFSDFGFKENPFAITPDPRYLYLSRGHEESLAHLIYGAGPNGGFVLLTGEVGTGKTLLLRSLLAQQLEDVEVALILNPRLSRREFLATICDELGISYKGPPYSLKHLSDRLAKHLLEIHSAGKHTVLVVDEAQNLSPRVLEQVRLLTNLETSQHKLLRIILVGQPELLQILDRKELRQVDQRITARYHLSPLNRAETRAYISHRLAVAGEREDLFTPAALWLMHRYSRGIPRLINTICERALLAIYTSGKQRIDARMVWRSAKEVKGRKAKRKHGLKLGVAAALLLLLAVGGGWFWFDNYLSRSVDMSVESAPQTQNTGEEQSAEEISKMPQSGELSPQAEVEPPQQSETSADDSQTSLLGQPAELSQTPSVEQPEVLPQPPLTALQEIGILETDEGNVETAASPGVEHKDPPREIELERLFSQPQDRFSSYQKLFQVWDASINLNTASHPCQQAPEYGLRCLSEFADWATLLRLNRPLLIRLKQDVQERLLFLTHVDDEWLLVDTGESKGVVKLDQLKRFWRGGFVMLWKPHAGLALIGQGSTGEAVTWLRNRLTLVDGVELVLVEGLDRFDTALKSRLEAFQRQNGLDADGVAGQQTQVYLNNLQLPAGTPTLAANPGSGGR, encoded by the coding sequence ATGAAATTCAGTGATTTTGGGTTCAAGGAAAATCCGTTTGCCATCACCCCGGATCCCCGCTATCTCTATCTGAGTCGGGGGCATGAGGAGAGTCTGGCCCATTTGATCTATGGCGCCGGACCGAATGGCGGATTCGTGCTGCTCACGGGAGAGGTCGGGACCGGCAAAACCCTGTTGCTGCGAAGTCTGCTGGCCCAACAGCTTGAGGATGTGGAAGTTGCCCTGATTCTCAATCCCCGGCTTTCCAGACGGGAGTTTCTGGCAACCATCTGTGATGAACTCGGTATCTCATACAAAGGCCCCCCATACTCCCTGAAACATCTCAGCGATCGGTTGGCCAAGCATCTGCTGGAGATCCACAGTGCCGGAAAACATACGGTGCTGGTGGTGGATGAAGCACAAAACCTGAGTCCGAGAGTACTCGAGCAGGTTCGCTTGCTGACCAACCTGGAGACATCCCAGCATAAGCTGTTGCGCATCATTCTGGTTGGTCAGCCGGAACTGCTGCAGATTCTCGATCGCAAAGAGTTGAGGCAGGTCGATCAGCGGATCACTGCCCGATACCATCTGTCACCCTTGAACCGTGCGGAGACCCGGGCCTATATCAGTCACCGCCTGGCGGTCGCCGGTGAACGGGAGGATCTGTTCACCCCAGCCGCGCTGTGGCTGATGCATCGCTACTCCCGAGGCATACCCCGGCTGATCAACACCATCTGCGAACGGGCGCTGCTGGCGATCTATACCAGCGGCAAACAGCGAATCGATGCCCGCATGGTGTGGCGGTCCGCCAAAGAGGTCAAGGGGCGCAAGGCGAAACGCAAGCATGGCCTGAAGCTCGGCGTAGCGGCCGCTCTGCTGTTGCTGTTGGCCGTTGGGGGCGGTTGGTTCTGGTTTGATAACTACCTGAGCCGCAGTGTGGATATGAGTGTCGAATCAGCGCCTCAAACACAGAATACAGGTGAGGAGCAATCCGCTGAAGAGATAAGCAAGATGCCCCAGAGCGGGGAGTTGAGTCCTCAGGCTGAGGTTGAACCACCTCAACAATCCGAAACATCGGCTGACGACTCCCAAACCAGCCTGTTGGGACAGCCTGCTGAACTGTCACAAACTCCCTCAGTCGAGCAGCCAGAAGTGTTGCCCCAGCCCCCTTTGACAGCGCTGCAGGAGATCGGGATCCTTGAGACTGATGAGGGAAATGTTGAGACTGCCGCCAGCCCGGGTGTGGAGCATAAGGATCCACCCAGAGAGATCGAGCTGGAGAGACTCTTCAGTCAGCCACAGGACCGCTTCAGCAGTTACCAGAAGCTGTTTCAGGTGTGGGATGCCTCGATTAATCTGAACACCGCATCCCATCCCTGCCAACAGGCGCCGGAGTATGGATTACGCTGCTTGAGTGAGTTTGCCGACTGGGCAACTCTGTTGCGTTTAAATCGCCCCCTGCTGATTCGCCTGAAACAGGATGTCCAGGAGCGCCTGCTGTTCCTTACCCATGTGGATGATGAGTGGCTGTTGGTCGATACCGGTGAGTCCAAGGGTGTAGTCAAGCTGGATCAACTCAAGCGTTTCTGGCGGGGAGGGTTTGTCATGCTATGGAAACCCCATGCCGGGCTGGCATTGATCGGTCAGGGCTCCACGGGAGAGGCGGTTACCTGGTTGCGCAATCGTCTCACTCTTGTGGATGGTGTAGAGCTGGTCCTGGTGGAGGGGCTGGATCGTTTTGACACAGCCCTCAAGTCCCGTCTTGAGGCGTTTCAACGCCAAAATGGTCTCGATGCAGATGGTGTGGCTGGTCAGCAGACCCAGGTCTATCTGAATAATCTGCAGCTACCCGCAGGCACCCCAACTCTTGCCGCCAATCCAGGGAGCGGGGGGCGCTGA
- a CDS encoding general secretion pathway protein GspB, protein MSLILEALKKAERQHKLGKVPGISGQASEQESQAGSRLRWGLLSLMGLAILAVGLYLGGIQNRSQPDSQPQVNLKPEPATKTAPVAEPARPPGELTVRPVRAGQGATGVKPQPEAAPVVTQAPPVKPMTQATQPVDKPGQPTPQPVVTVKPLQVPPPPAPKPPPPRAIPLHDMPGGFVSNLPAMNIDIHSYDPRPLKRYVLVNMEKYREGDYLAEGPLLIEILPEGVIMEHMGERFIFPLGNL, encoded by the coding sequence ATGTCGCTGATTCTAGAAGCCCTGAAGAAGGCGGAACGGCAGCATAAACTGGGCAAGGTTCCGGGTATTTCAGGGCAGGCCTCCGAGCAGGAGAGTCAGGCTGGCAGTCGTCTCAGGTGGGGGCTGTTGTCGCTGATGGGGCTGGCCATTTTGGCGGTCGGTCTCTACCTGGGTGGCATTCAGAACCGATCCCAGCCGGATTCCCAACCTCAGGTCAATCTCAAACCTGAGCCGGCCACCAAAACCGCTCCGGTGGCTGAGCCGGCACGCCCTCCTGGGGAGCTTACAGTCAGGCCGGTAAGAGCCGGTCAGGGTGCGACCGGGGTAAAGCCGCAGCCCGAGGCGGCACCAGTGGTGACACAGGCTCCGCCCGTAAAGCCGATGACCCAAGCGACTCAACCTGTTGACAAGCCCGGACAACCGACCCCGCAACCTGTGGTGACGGTAAAACCGCTCCAGGTGCCACCGCCGCCAGCACCGAAACCACCGCCGCCAAGGGCCATACCTCTGCACGATATGCCGGGTGGATTCGTATCCAATCTGCCGGCGATGAATATTGATATTCACAGTTATGATCCTCGTCCGCTGAAACGCTATGTACTGGTCAACATGGAGAAGTACCGGGAGGGGGACTATCTGGCTGAAGGTCCCTTGCTGATCGAGATACTGCCCGAAGGGGTGATTATGGAGCATATGGGGGAACGTTTTATTTTTCCCCTGGGAAATCTCTGA
- a CDS encoding DUF4124 domain-containing protein, with protein sequence MKERNILLVGAYLLLLLPLNAQAVIYKWYDEKGKVHYSQSPPPKGSQRAPIDTSTFSTMEMRKAPKVSLTPKKKRKPKSKPQKKSVVKTISKRPNTRSTCPLKR encoded by the coding sequence ATGAAGGAACGAAACATATTGTTGGTGGGAGCTTATCTGTTATTGCTGCTGCCACTCAATGCCCAGGCTGTGATCTACAAATGGTATGACGAAAAGGGCAAGGTGCACTACAGTCAATCACCGCCGCCCAAGGGCAGTCAGCGGGCACCCATCGACACCAGCACCTTTTCCACCATGGAGATGCGCAAAGCGCCTAAAGTCTCTCTCACCCCGAAGAAAAAGCGTAAGCCGAAGTCCAAACCGCAAAAAAAGAGTGTGGTTAAAACAATCAGCAAACGACCGAATACCCGCAGCACCTGCCCGCTCAAGCGTTGA
- a CDS encoding HDOD domain-containing protein, with protein sequence MSTLWEKITRDCKLITLPDVYIRLKAIIDTPEYRLDDVADTIRSDPALTTRVLKLINSPYFGLASKIETVFRAVSLLGTQQIHDLTLATSISESLHEPSDSAFDMQDYWRRSIFCGLVAQGIARRMGLIDSERLFVCGLLYDLGHLIMHQSIPEQTQQALQRSQQHSQPLVEVERELIGLDYARVGATLMRQWSFPLCLIETTEFHTEPLRAKHHPAETAMVHIAAMVSDTMMGNGELGEGLNTPHPAALQKTGLDLATCRSIAEEVEPGIEYILHTIYPLKKAS encoded by the coding sequence ATGTCGACACTGTGGGAAAAGATCACCCGGGACTGTAAGCTCATCACCTTGCCTGATGTCTATATCCGGCTAAAGGCTATTATCGACACACCGGAATACCGCCTGGATGATGTTGCCGATACCATCCGCAGCGACCCGGCCCTAACCACCCGCGTTCTGAAACTGATCAACAGCCCCTACTTTGGCCTGGCCAGTAAGATCGAGACCGTTTTTCGCGCAGTCTCCCTGCTCGGGACGCAACAGATTCATGATCTTACCCTGGCCACCTCTATCTCCGAGTCGTTGCATGAGCCGTCTGACAGCGCGTTTGATATGCAGGATTACTGGCGACGCAGTATCTTCTGCGGCTTGGTTGCCCAAGGCATTGCCAGACGCATGGGCCTGATAGACAGTGAACGGCTGTTTGTCTGCGGTCTGCTGTATGACCTGGGTCACCTGATCATGCATCAGAGCATACCGGAGCAGACCCAGCAGGCATTGCAGCGATCTCAACAACACTCCCAACCACTGGTGGAAGTGGAACGGGAGCTGATCGGTCTGGATTATGCGCGGGTCGGCGCCACCCTGATGCGCCAGTGGAGCTTCCCCCTCTGTCTCATCGAAACCACGGAATTTCATACCGAGCCACTCCGCGCCAAACACCACCCGGCGGAGACTGCAATGGTTCATATTGCGGCTATGGTGAGCGATACCATGATGGGAAATGGCGAGCTTGGTGAAGGTCTTAACACCCCCCACCCTGCCGCGCTGCAGAAAACTGGTCTCGATCTGGCAACCTGCCGTTCAATCGCTGAGGAGGTTGAACCCGGTATTGAGTATATCCTGCATACCATCTACCCGCTGAAAAAAGCTTCCTAG
- a CDS encoding ComF family protein, translating into MKSDWLELLLKHIYPQNCLLCGAEADHRTRFCDPCYQSLPFNRHACPRCALPLPPDAPAETRCGACLKSELPYVSCHTALRYEAPSNHLIAQLKFRHQLHLTIPLARLIIDRLGEVQDPPDLLLPVPLHRQRMRERGFNQAQELARVVAKHYRIPLEDRLVKRSRNTNAQSDLNERLRRNNLRHAFRVYGSLQGSRVAILDDVITTGSTINEMSKTLKRHGAAEITVWAVARSTIER; encoded by the coding sequence ATGAAGTCCGACTGGCTGGAGCTACTGCTTAAACATATCTACCCACAGAACTGTCTGCTCTGCGGTGCGGAAGCCGACCATAGAACCCGTTTTTGCGACCCCTGCTATCAATCGCTACCGTTCAATCGCCATGCCTGCCCTCGCTGCGCTCTGCCACTTCCCCCCGACGCACCCGCTGAGACCCGCTGTGGCGCCTGTCTCAAAAGCGAGCTCCCCTATGTATCATGCCACACTGCCCTGCGCTATGAAGCACCATCCAACCATCTGATCGCACAGCTTAAGTTCCGTCACCAGCTGCATCTGACCATACCGCTCGCCCGATTGATCATCGATCGCCTGGGTGAGGTGCAAGATCCACCGGATCTACTGCTTCCAGTGCCTCTCCATCGACAGCGCATGAGGGAACGGGGATTCAACCAGGCTCAGGAGTTGGCTCGGGTCGTGGCGAAGCACTATCGGATTCCCCTGGAAGACCGTCTGGTGAAACGCAGCCGCAATACCAATGCCCAATCCGACCTCAACGAACGCTTGAGGCGAAACAATCTTCGCCATGCGTTTCGCGTCTATGGCAGCCTGCAGGGTAGCCGGGTAGCGATCCTGGACGATGTGATCACCACCGGATCGACGATCAACGAAATGAGCAAAACGCTGAAGCGACACGGTGCGGCTGAAATCACGGTCTGGGCTGTCGCCAGATCGACTATCGAGCGGTGA